A stretch of the Streptomyces sp. WMMB303 genome encodes the following:
- a CDS encoding DUF2637 domain-containing protein, translating to MTETSHSYTSYVPPDPDADFPGQRNPAEPDVRPAHTWGAAPVRNDNAVRLDPTDTGTLGLTRFGSPHPERGEQTEHHTDLDAELARFLDTVEQERLADSSGAATRARHRKERPLERAKQQQQRGELSWRRILSAFSVTLTAMIVLLVSFLGAKASYPSLYDLAQESAPPGVAHAWPLLIYAPWVAATLSILRTRAYRRRTVHSWLVVLFFAAVASLLCVADAPPTPAGIAVAGLPPITALLCFHQLVRQLDLPPVPTNPSRHARPARGTHRHRSAG from the coding sequence TTGACCGAGACGTCGCACTCGTACACGTCCTACGTACCCCCTGATCCGGACGCCGACTTCCCCGGGCAGCGAAATCCGGCTGAACCGGATGTGCGCCCGGCCCACACCTGGGGGGCCGCGCCGGTCAGGAACGACAATGCCGTGCGACTGGACCCCACCGACACCGGGACCCTCGGACTGACCCGCTTCGGCTCGCCGCACCCCGAGCGCGGCGAGCAGACCGAGCATCACACGGACCTGGACGCCGAACTCGCCCGGTTCCTCGACACCGTCGAGCAGGAGCGCCTCGCGGACTCCTCCGGCGCTGCCACTCGGGCCCGGCACCGCAAGGAACGCCCCTTGGAGCGGGCGAAACAGCAGCAACAGCGGGGGGAACTGAGCTGGCGGCGGATCCTGAGCGCCTTCTCGGTCACGCTCACCGCCATGATCGTGCTCCTGGTCAGCTTCCTGGGTGCCAAGGCGTCCTACCCGTCGCTCTACGACCTCGCCCAGGAGTCGGCACCCCCGGGCGTCGCGCACGCCTGGCCGCTGCTGATCTACGCACCCTGGGTCGCGGCCACGCTCTCGATTCTGCGCACCCGGGCCTACCGCCGCCGCACGGTGCACTCCTGGCTCGTCGTCCTCTTCTTCGCCGCCGTCGCGTCCCTGCTGTGCGTCGCCGACGCCCCGCCGACCCCGGCGGGTATCGCCGTGGCCGGCCTGCCGCCCATCACGGCGCTGCTCTGCTTCCACCAGCTCGTCCGACAGCTCGACCTTCCCCCGGTCCCCACAAACCCCTCCCGGCACGCCCGCCCCGCGCGCGGCACCCATCGCCACCGCTCGGCGGGCTGA
- a CDS encoding putative RNA methyltransferase, with protein MTEPSAARDAYTREERAHDGRDDGHVRDQSERCDPTTRDPWEALVESVRCPVCGDCLGVAERSLRCPNRHTFDIARQGYVSLLSGAKRTANADSAAMVQARTAFLGAGHYAPLTGALARIAATLGLPAEEGGGMVLDAGAGTGHYLAAVLEALPGAVGLALDASGYALRRAARAHPRAGAASWDVWRPFPVRDGCADIVLNVFAPRNGAEFRRVLKPRGALLVVTPTERHLGELRGALGLLEVDPDKAERLERTLSGHFVREWTEALEYPLALTSADVANLAGMGPAARHVEPEELRERAAALGERVRATASFGISAYRPVPAG; from the coding sequence ATGACCGAACCGTCCGCCGCGCGTGACGCGTACACGCGCGAAGAGCGAGCGCACGACGGCCGCGACGACGGTCATGTGCGCGACCAGTCCGAGCGGTGCGATCCGACGACCCGCGACCCCTGGGAGGCACTGGTCGAGTCGGTGCGGTGCCCCGTCTGCGGGGACTGCCTGGGGGTGGCGGAACGATCGCTGCGCTGCCCGAACCGGCACACCTTCGACATCGCCCGCCAGGGGTACGTCAGCCTGCTCTCCGGGGCCAAGCGCACCGCGAACGCCGACAGCGCGGCGATGGTGCAGGCCCGTACGGCCTTTCTGGGGGCGGGGCACTACGCGCCGCTGACCGGAGCGCTGGCACGGATCGCCGCCACGCTCGGCCTCCCCGCGGAAGAGGGAGGGGGCATGGTGCTGGACGCCGGTGCCGGCACCGGGCACTACCTCGCCGCCGTCCTGGAGGCGCTGCCCGGCGCGGTCGGACTGGCGCTCGACGCGTCCGGCTACGCGCTGCGCCGAGCCGCGCGGGCGCACCCGCGTGCGGGCGCGGCCAGTTGGGACGTCTGGCGGCCGTTCCCGGTGCGGGACGGCTGCGCGGACATCGTGCTGAACGTCTTCGCACCGCGCAACGGCGCGGAGTTCCGCAGGGTGCTGAAGCCCCGCGGGGCGCTGCTGGTGGTCACGCCGACCGAGCGGCATCTGGGGGAACTGCGCGGCGCGCTGGGCCTGCTGGAGGTCGACCCGGACAAGGCTGAGCGCCTGGAACGCACCCTGTCCGGGCACTTCGTGCGGGAGTGGACCGAGGCTCTGGAGTACCCCCTCGCACTGACCTCCGCGGACGTGGCGAACCTCGCCGGCATGGGGCCGGCCGCGCGGCACGTCGAGCCGGAGGAACTGCGGGAGCGGGCCGCCGCACTGGGGGAACGGGTGCGGGCCACCGCGTCGTTCGGTATCTCGGCGTACCGGCCGGTTCCCGCCGGGTGA
- the galU gene encoding UTP--glucose-1-phosphate uridylyltransferase GalU, protein MTHPRSRITKAVIPAAGLGTRFLPATKATPKEMLPVVDKPAIQYVVEEAVTAGLSDVLMVTGRNKRPLEDHFDRNYELEQVLRDKGDDGKLARVQESSDLATMHYVRQGDPRGLGHAILCAAPHVGDQPFAVLLGDDLIDPRDPLLARMIEVQEERGGSVVALMEVDPGSIHLYGAAAAAATSDPDVVRVSDLVEKPAVQEAPSNLAIIGRYVLDPAVFEVLGKTEPGRGGEIQLTDALQTLSSDESVGGPVHGVVFGGRRYDTGDRADYLRAIVRLACEREDLGPEFREWLRGYVTEEM, encoded by the coding sequence ATGACTCATCCCCGCTCCCGGATCACCAAGGCAGTCATCCCCGCCGCCGGCCTGGGCACGCGCTTCCTGCCTGCGACAAAGGCCACACCCAAGGAGATGCTGCCGGTCGTCGACAAGCCCGCGATCCAGTATGTGGTCGAGGAGGCCGTCACGGCCGGTCTCTCGGACGTGCTCATGGTCACCGGGCGCAACAAGCGCCCCCTGGAGGACCACTTCGACCGGAATTACGAACTGGAACAGGTCCTGCGGGACAAGGGCGACGACGGGAAGCTCGCCCGGGTGCAGGAGTCCAGCGACCTGGCCACCATGCACTACGTCCGCCAGGGTGACCCGCGCGGTCTGGGACACGCCATTCTGTGCGCCGCCCCGCACGTGGGGGACCAGCCCTTCGCCGTCCTGCTCGGCGACGACCTGATCGACCCGCGCGACCCCCTGCTCGCCCGCATGATCGAGGTGCAGGAGGAGCGCGGCGGCAGCGTCGTGGCGCTCATGGAGGTCGACCCCGGCAGCATCCACCTGTACGGTGCCGCGGCGGCCGCCGCCACCTCCGATCCGGACGTGGTGCGGGTCTCGGACCTGGTGGAGAAGCCCGCGGTGCAGGAGGCGCCCAGCAACCTGGCCATCATCGGCCGCTATGTGCTGGACCCGGCCGTCTTCGAGGTGCTCGGCAAGACCGAGCCGGGCAGAGGCGGCGAGATCCAACTCACCGACGCGCTGCAGACCCTCTCCAGCGACGAGTCCGTGGGTGGCCCGGTGCACGGCGTCGTCTTCGGCGGGCGCCGCTACGACACCGGGGACAGGGCGGACTACCTGCGTGCCATTGTCAGGCTTGCGTGCGAACGTGAGGACCTGGGCCCGGAGTTCCGGGAGTGGTTGCGTGGATACGTCACCGAGGAGATGTAG
- the glpR gene encoding gephyrin-like molybdotransferase receptor GlpR: MGSRNPLYRVRVSSSGLIYAVIVGAWAAYLVPMWLRRQDELNEARPTERFSTAIRLLSGKAGMERRYAREAERRRIREGWAADDPYARRAGAEHEPGPSAAYGSDGYDGDAYRSDPDAATEQAVDVRAFADPKTMVGAPGAEALTEVHVHRGQGPPAGTGRPGSRSGRPGTAAHGGHGVPEDAAGAAGPGPAPAGPAGRPQGRPGEPGYDQQGPDRPGPDRSRASAAERAGTARPQTADSRTAQREGRRAKQAKRAKLLARRRRTTMLLFLAFTVGTVVAAVRGLALLWVPAVPAVLLSVYIVHLRVQERRRFAFTMDRRRAEAAARSLRAQRPYDEDAGPSDRRRAEALHTDTEPGLPVRTESTGSGREERRPGEDQLSREERRARAGSAPAAAAPRREREPGSARPEASAADGADAQPEAWTRAEQQEAAERRALVEQTDHAEWVDQQRARDRDSSEGEGWDPVPVPLPTYVSAPVAPRTTRGVDLEAPDAWSSARSSTVPAAEPHPAAEDGTTADRDRTPLFDQYESEQRPRAANE, encoded by the coding sequence ATGGGCTCACGTAATCCCCTCTACCGTGTGAGGGTGAGCAGCAGTGGCCTCATCTACGCAGTCATCGTCGGGGCCTGGGCCGCCTACTTGGTGCCGATGTGGCTTCGTCGCCAGGACGAGTTGAACGAAGCCCGTCCGACGGAACGCTTCAGCACCGCCATCCGGCTGCTGTCCGGCAAGGCCGGGATGGAGCGCCGCTACGCCAGAGAGGCGGAACGGCGCCGCATCCGCGAGGGGTGGGCGGCCGACGACCCGTACGCACGGAGAGCCGGCGCCGAGCACGAGCCCGGCCCCTCCGCCGCGTACGGCTCCGACGGCTACGACGGTGACGCGTACCGGAGCGACCCGGACGCCGCCACCGAGCAAGCGGTGGACGTCCGGGCCTTCGCCGACCCCAAGACCATGGTCGGTGCTCCTGGCGCTGAAGCGCTGACCGAGGTGCATGTTCACCGTGGTCAGGGCCCTCCCGCCGGAACGGGCCGCCCCGGCAGCCGGAGTGGCCGTCCGGGCACCGCCGCGCACGGCGGCCACGGCGTTCCGGAGGACGCGGCAGGGGCGGCAGGGCCCGGTCCGGCTCCGGCGGGGCCGGCCGGCCGCCCCCAGGGGCGACCGGGGGAGCCCGGGTACGACCAGCAGGGCCCCGACCGGCCCGGTCCGGATCGCTCCCGCGCGAGCGCGGCCGAGCGGGCGGGGACGGCGCGCCCGCAGACGGCCGACTCCCGGACCGCGCAGAGAGAGGGACGACGGGCCAAGCAGGCCAAGCGCGCCAAGCTGCTCGCGCGGCGGCGGCGCACGACGATGCTGCTCTTCCTCGCGTTCACCGTGGGCACGGTCGTGGCGGCCGTCCGCGGGCTCGCCCTGCTGTGGGTGCCCGCTGTCCCCGCCGTCCTGCTGAGCGTCTACATCGTCCACCTCCGCGTCCAGGAGCGGCGCCGCTTCGCCTTCACCATGGACCGGCGCCGCGCCGAAGCGGCGGCGCGCAGTCTGCGCGCCCAGCGGCCCTACGACGAGGACGCCGGACCGTCCGACCGGCGCCGGGCCGAGGCGCTGCACACGGACACCGAGCCGGGCCTCCCGGTGCGTACGGAGAGCACCGGTAGCGGCCGGGAGGAGCGGCGCCCCGGCGAAGATCAGCTCTCCCGTGAGGAGCGTCGCGCCCGTGCCGGCAGCGCTCCTGCGGCGGCGGCGCCCCGGCGCGAACGCGAGCCCGGCAGCGCACGCCCGGAAGCCTCCGCTGCCGACGGCGCGGATGCGCAGCCGGAGGCATGGACCCGGGCCGAGCAGCAGGAGGCGGCAGAGCGGCGCGCACTGGTCGAGCAGACCGACCACGCCGAGTGGGTCGACCAGCAGCGTGCCCGGGACAGGGACTCCTCCGAAGGCGAGGGCTGGGATCCGGTGCCCGTACCGCTGCCCACGTACGTCAGCGCCCCGGTCGCTCCCCGTACGACGCGCGGTGTCGACCTGGAGGCCCCCGACGCCTGGAGTTCGGCCCGCTCCAGCACCGTCCCCGCCGCCGAGCCGCACCCCGCGGCCGAGGACGGAACCACCGCCGACCGCGACCGCACACCCCTCTTCGACCAGTACGAAAGCGAACAGCGGCCCCGCGCCGCCAACGAGTGA
- a CDS encoding MFS transporter has translation MSTTQARSTTPASEAQLVSKPEATPRQLTGRLKVILAVLLVAQFMLAVDFSILNVALPAIGDGLGFPLADLQWVATAFALAAAGFTLFFGRISDLIGRKKIFIAGLALLGLSSLVGGLANSPEVLLAARVAQGLATAAATPAGLSLLTTAFPEGPLRQKALGINGALMSAGFTTGAVLGGVLTDLLSWRWAFFLNVPVALAVVLVAPVVLREPAPAARPRLDLPGALTVTGGLLALVHGLTQAGEHGWTAPHAVAGLAAGAVLLAAFFMIERRVAQPLVPLTVLGRRNVAWGNVLGLLAFATETSLVYLLTLYLQKTLDFTPLAAGVTFGVLGVGTVLGGLVAPKVIARTSTLAALVGGGLLQAVATAALLFLGTTTGAALGLLLPATFLGGVGNMLVIVGFMVTATSGLPDAEQGLATGLASMSQQVGITMGTPIMSAVVSAGTAGATTATAIHHGVTTAIAVNTALVLLGTVLAALFLRTRTRTPQDGTSA, from the coding sequence ATGTCCACGACGCAAGCGCGGTCGACCACACCTGCATCCGAAGCCCAGCTGGTGTCAAAGCCGGAGGCCACGCCCCGGCAGCTCACCGGGCGGTTGAAGGTGATCCTGGCCGTACTGCTGGTCGCGCAGTTCATGCTGGCCGTCGACTTCTCCATCCTGAACGTCGCGCTGCCCGCGATCGGCGACGGACTCGGCTTCCCCCTCGCCGACCTGCAGTGGGTAGCCACCGCGTTCGCACTCGCCGCCGCCGGTTTCACCCTCTTCTTCGGGCGGATCAGCGACCTGATCGGTCGCAAGAAGATCTTCATAGCCGGCCTCGCACTGCTGGGCCTGTCCTCCCTCGTCGGCGGCCTGGCCAACAGCCCGGAGGTACTCCTGGCCGCCCGTGTCGCCCAGGGACTGGCCACGGCCGCCGCAACACCGGCGGGGCTCTCCCTGCTCACCACAGCGTTCCCCGAAGGCCCGCTGCGGCAGAAGGCACTGGGCATCAACGGCGCGCTCATGTCCGCGGGGTTCACCACCGGAGCCGTCCTCGGCGGAGTGCTGACCGACCTGCTCTCCTGGCGCTGGGCGTTCTTCCTCAACGTGCCCGTCGCGCTCGCCGTCGTCCTCGTCGCGCCCGTCGTCCTCCGGGAGCCCGCACCTGCCGCCCGGCCCCGGCTCGACCTGCCCGGCGCCCTCACGGTCACCGGCGGTCTGCTCGCCCTGGTCCACGGCCTCACCCAGGCCGGCGAGCACGGCTGGACCGCCCCGCACGCCGTGGCCGGCCTCGCCGCCGGCGCCGTGCTGCTGGCCGCGTTCTTCATGATCGAGCGCAGAGTGGCCCAACCGCTGGTCCCGCTCACGGTCCTGGGGCGGCGCAACGTCGCCTGGGGGAACGTGCTCGGGCTCCTCGCCTTCGCCACCGAGACCTCACTGGTCTACCTGCTCACCCTCTACCTGCAGAAGACCCTCGACTTCACGCCGCTCGCCGCAGGCGTCACCTTCGGCGTGCTGGGCGTCGGCACCGTCCTCGGCGGACTCGTCGCGCCCAAGGTCATCGCCCGGACCTCCACCCTGGCCGCCCTGGTCGGCGGCGGCCTGCTGCAGGCGGTCGCCACCGCCGCCCTCCTCTTCCTGGGCACCACCACCGGCGCCGCGCTGGGCCTGCTGCTGCCCGCCACGTTCCTCGGAGGCGTCGGCAACATGCTCGTCATCGTCGGCTTCATGGTCACCGCCACCAGCGGCCTCCCGGATGCCGAACAGGGGCTGGCCACCGGTCTCGCCTCGATGTCCCAGCAGGTCGGCATCACCATGGGCACGCCGATCATGTCCGCCGTCGTCTCCGCCGGCACCGCGGGCGCGACCACCGCCACCGCGATCCACCACGGCGTCACCACCGCCATCGCGGTCAACACCGCACTCGTCCTCCTCGGCACCGTCCTGGCCGCGCTCTTCCTCCGCACCCGCACCCGCACGCCGCAGGATGGGACGAGTGCCTGA
- a CDS encoding MerR family transcriptional regulator has translation MRMKEMVRRTGVHERLLRYYEKQGLLSPQRLPSGYREYSEADVDIVRRVRCLLTAGLSTSAIAQILPCLRDEDDRLVPTCPDLVGQLLAQRDRMSAEIEALITSRGLLDEVLDATPDRLKQAAAANAPGAAGASRAA, from the coding sequence GTGCGGATGAAGGAGATGGTGCGCCGTACCGGCGTCCACGAGCGGCTGCTGCGCTACTACGAGAAGCAGGGCCTGCTGAGCCCACAGCGGCTGCCCAGCGGCTACCGCGAGTACAGCGAGGCGGATGTCGACATCGTGCGGCGGGTGCGCTGTCTGCTGACGGCGGGACTGTCGACCTCGGCGATCGCGCAGATCCTGCCGTGCCTGCGGGACGAAGATGATCGCCTCGTGCCGACCTGCCCCGATCTGGTGGGGCAGTTGCTCGCCCAGCGCGACCGGATGAGCGCGGAGATCGAGGCCCTGATCACCTCACGCGGCCTGCTCGACGAGGTCCTGGACGCCACCCCCGACCGCCTCAAGCAGGCCGCGGCGGCGAACGCCCCCGGAGCAGCGGGAGCGTCGCGAGCCGCGTAG
- a CDS encoding MogA/MoaB family molybdenum cofactor biosynthesis protein, which yields MSGPEHRETPGRGAETAAHRDADRTAPHGLVGEAPSHGHRASHDPAAGASAPARPYRALAVTASNRASAGVYEDKGGPLLVAALEAMGFAVDGPRVVPDGEPVREVLREAVAAGYAVVLTTGGTGISPTDRTPEVTRSVLEREIPGIPEAIRAEGSAKVPTAALSRGVAGVADRTLVVNLPGSTGGVKDGLAVLARLLPHAVDQIHGGDHPGGHRGDGAR from the coding sequence GTGAGCGGGCCCGAGCACCGCGAGACCCCCGGCCGCGGGGCGGAGACCGCCGCCCACCGCGACGCGGACCGGACCGCTCCGCACGGCCTCGTGGGCGAGGCCCCGTCGCACGGCCACCGCGCTTCTCACGACCCCGCTGCGGGTGCTTCCGCCCCTGCGCGGCCGTATCGCGCCCTCGCGGTGACGGCGTCCAACCGTGCTTCGGCGGGCGTCTACGAGGACAAGGGCGGGCCGCTGCTCGTCGCGGCCCTGGAGGCCATGGGATTCGCCGTGGACGGGCCGCGGGTGGTGCCGGACGGCGAGCCCGTCCGCGAGGTGCTCCGGGAGGCGGTGGCGGCGGGCTACGCCGTCGTCCTGACGACCGGGGGCACCGGCATCTCCCCGACCGACCGGACCCCTGAGGTGACGCGTTCCGTCCTGGAGCGTGAGATCCCCGGTATCCCCGAGGCCATCCGTGCCGAGGGGTCGGCGAAGGTTCCCACGGCGGCGCTCTCCCGCGGCGTCGCGGGAGTGGCCGACCGCACCCTCGTCGTCAACCTTCCGGGCTCGACAGGCGGCGTCAAGGACGGGTTGGCCGTTCTGGCCCGGCTGCTGCCGCATGCCGTGGACCAGATCCACGGCGGCGACCACCCCGGCGGGCACAGAGGGGACGGCGCCCGCTGA
- a CDS encoding 5-formyltetrahydrofolate cyclo-ligase, translating to MGEPETVGDGSKHALRRAVLRVRRTLPPGDLDAAAHALARHVLELPGLSTAATVAAYVSVGSEPGTGPLLEALRERGVRVLLPVLREDDDLDWAVHEGPGTLVAAGRGLREPSGPRLGPEAVAQADAVLLPGLAVDRGGLRLGRGAGCYDRVLARLAARGAQPVCAVLLYDGEVVDRIDGEEHDRRVTTAVTPSGVHRFGTAED from the coding sequence ATGGGCGAGCCGGAGACTGTCGGCGACGGTAGTAAGCACGCGTTGCGCCGGGCTGTCCTGCGGGTGAGGAGGACCTTGCCCCCCGGTGACCTGGATGCGGCCGCGCATGCACTGGCCCGGCACGTTCTGGAGCTGCCCGGCCTCTCCACTGCCGCGACCGTCGCCGCGTACGTGTCGGTGGGCAGCGAGCCGGGGACCGGTCCGCTGCTGGAGGCACTGCGCGAGCGCGGTGTGCGCGTACTGCTGCCGGTGCTGCGGGAGGACGACGACCTCGACTGGGCGGTCCACGAGGGACCCGGGACGCTCGTTGCGGCCGGGCGCGGCCTGCGGGAGCCCTCCGGACCGCGGCTCGGCCCCGAAGCGGTCGCCCAGGCCGACGCGGTCCTGCTGCCGGGGCTGGCCGTGGACCGGGGCGGTCTGCGGCTGGGACGGGGTGCGGGATGCTACGACAGGGTGCTTGCCCGCCTGGCGGCCCGCGGCGCGCAGCCGGTGTGTGCGGTACTGCTCTACGACGGCGAGGTGGTCGACCGTATCGACGGCGAGGAGCACGACCGGCGGGTGACGACAGCAGTGACCCCGAGCGGCGTGCACCGCTTCGGGACTGCGGAAGACTGA
- the moaC gene encoding cyclic pyranopterin monophosphate synthase MoaC, which translates to MTSPQQHLTHVDASGAARMVDVSEKDVTARSARATGRVLVAPQVVALLRGEGVPKGDALATARIAGIMGAKKTPELIPLCHPLAVSGVEVDLAVADDAVEIAARVRTTDRTGVEMEALTAVTVAALTVVDMVKAVDKSAVITDVGVEEKAGGASGDWARQPRSDETGEEGA; encoded by the coding sequence ATGACCAGCCCTCAGCAGCACCTCACCCACGTCGACGCGTCCGGGGCCGCGCGGATGGTCGACGTGTCCGAGAAGGACGTCACCGCGCGCTCCGCCCGTGCCACCGGACGGGTGCTCGTCGCACCGCAGGTGGTCGCACTGCTGCGGGGCGAGGGCGTGCCCAAGGGAGACGCTCTGGCGACCGCCCGCATCGCCGGGATCATGGGCGCCAAGAAGACCCCGGAACTCATCCCCCTGTGCCACCCGCTCGCCGTCTCCGGGGTCGAGGTCGACCTGGCGGTCGCCGACGACGCCGTGGAGATCGCGGCGAGGGTACGGACCACGGACCGCACCGGTGTCGAGATGGAAGCGCTCACAGCGGTCACGGTCGCCGCGCTGACAGTCGTGGACATGGTGAAGGCCGTGGACAAGTCCGCGGTCATCACGGACGTCGGAGTCGAGGAGAAGGCGGGCGGAGCGTCGGGGGACTGGGCGCGGCAGCCGCGCTCCGACGAGACCGGCGAGGAGGGCGCGTGA
- a CDS encoding GNAT family protein produces MNAPWPVELADGSTTLRPIKLRDQRAWREVNQRNRDWLRPWEATIPPAPPGHLPPRRPTFRQMVRHLRTEAQSGRMLPFVVEHEERLAGQLTVAGITWGSMCSGHIGYWVDRAVAGRGVMPTAVALAVDHCFRTVGLHRVEVCIRPENLPSRRVVEKLGFREEGIRPRYLHIDGAWRDHLVFALTVEEVPEGLLTRWHRSRPGHSTEIK; encoded by the coding sequence CTGAACGCCCCATGGCCGGTCGAGCTGGCGGACGGTTCCACGACCCTCCGCCCCATAAAGTTGCGCGACCAGCGCGCCTGGCGGGAGGTCAACCAGCGCAACCGGGACTGGCTGCGTCCCTGGGAGGCCACGATCCCGCCCGCGCCGCCCGGCCATCTGCCGCCGCGCCGCCCCACTTTCCGCCAGATGGTGCGGCATCTGCGCACCGAGGCGCAGTCCGGCCGGATGCTGCCGTTCGTGGTGGAGCACGAAGAAAGGCTCGCCGGGCAGTTGACCGTGGCGGGCATCACCTGGGGCTCGATGTGCTCCGGCCATATCGGCTACTGGGTGGACCGCGCGGTGGCGGGGCGGGGCGTCATGCCCACGGCAGTGGCGCTGGCCGTGGACCACTGCTTCCGTACTGTCGGATTGCACCGGGTCGAAGTCTGCATCCGCCCGGAGAACCTCCCCAGCCGCCGCGTGGTGGAAAAGCTCGGCTTCCGGGAGGAAGGAATCCGGCCGCGCTATCTGCACATCGACGGCGCCTGGCGCGACCACCTGGTGTTCGCCCTGACAGTGGAGGAGGTCCCGGAGGGTCTGCTGACCCGCTGGCACCGGTCGAGGCCCGGCCACTCCACCGAAATAAAATAG
- the glp gene encoding gephyrin-like molybdotransferase Glp, translating into MSKTWSVEEHLEDILRSVRPLDPIELNLLDAQGCVLVDDVVVPAALPPFDNSSMDGYAVRTADVRGASEEFPAVLSVVGDIAAGSSGLPVVVSGEAARIMTGAPLPPGAEAVVPVEWTDGGTGGGPADAMTAHSAAPEGASGQVRVHRPVAARQHVRAKGSDVEAGTVALRAGTVLGPAQVGLLAAVGRGSVVVRPRPRVVVLSTGSELVAPGEPLGPGQIHDANSFVLTAAARAAGAIPYRVGAVADDAETLRATIEDQLIRADLVVTSGGVSVGAYDVVKEALSRVDAFRGGAEEDGADDPARDTVEFRRLAMQPGKPQGFGLIGPDRTPILTLPGNPVSAYVSFELFVRPALRHLMGQKPVRRRTTRARLAGDTALTSPEGKRQFLRGDLTPPADQDGAGTVRAVGGSGSHLIAALAHANALIDIPEQTSRVAPGDEVTVVPLD; encoded by the coding sequence GTGAGCAAGACCTGGTCGGTCGAGGAGCACCTGGAGGACATCCTCCGCAGCGTCCGCCCGCTGGACCCCATCGAGCTGAACCTGCTCGACGCGCAGGGCTGCGTCCTGGTCGACGACGTCGTCGTCCCCGCCGCGCTTCCGCCGTTCGACAACAGCTCCATGGACGGCTACGCCGTACGGACCGCCGATGTCCGGGGCGCCAGCGAGGAGTTCCCCGCAGTGCTCAGCGTGGTCGGCGACATCGCCGCCGGGAGCTCCGGACTGCCCGTCGTCGTCTCCGGGGAGGCGGCCCGCATCATGACCGGTGCGCCGCTGCCGCCCGGCGCGGAGGCCGTCGTCCCGGTCGAGTGGACCGACGGCGGCACGGGCGGCGGCCCCGCGGACGCCATGACCGCGCACAGCGCCGCGCCGGAGGGCGCCTCGGGCCAGGTACGCGTGCACCGTCCGGTCGCCGCTCGTCAGCATGTACGGGCCAAGGGCAGCGATGTCGAGGCGGGTACGGTCGCACTCAGGGCCGGCACCGTCCTCGGGCCCGCGCAGGTGGGTCTGCTGGCGGCCGTCGGGCGCGGCTCGGTGGTGGTGCGCCCGCGCCCCCGGGTGGTCGTCCTCTCCACCGGCAGCGAACTCGTCGCACCGGGTGAACCGTTGGGCCCCGGGCAGATCCACGACGCCAACAGCTTCGTGCTGACCGCCGCCGCACGCGCGGCCGGCGCCATCCCCTACCGGGTCGGTGCGGTGGCCGACGACGCCGAGACGCTGCGCGCCACCATCGAGGACCAGCTCATCCGGGCCGACCTCGTCGTCACCAGCGGCGGGGTGAGCGTCGGCGCGTACGACGTCGTCAAGGAGGCGCTCTCCAGGGTGGACGCCTTCCGCGGCGGCGCGGAAGAGGACGGCGCCGACGATCCGGCCCGCGACACGGTGGAGTTCCGCAGGCTGGCGATGCAACCGGGCAAGCCCCAGGGGTTCGGTCTGATCGGGCCCGACCGCACGCCCATCCTCACCCTGCCCGGCAACCCGGTGAGCGCCTATGTCTCCTTCGAGTTGTTCGTCCGTCCGGCGCTGCGACACCTGATGGGCCAGAAGCCCGTCCGGCGCCGCACCACGCGCGCCCGGCTGGCCGGGGACACCGCGCTGACCTCACCGGAGGGGAAGCGGCAGTTCCTCCGCGGCGACCTCACCCCGCCCGCCGACCAGGACGGGGCGGGCACGGTCCGCGCGGTCGGAGGGTCCGGCTCCCACCTGATCGCCGCCCTCGCACACGCCAACGCGTTGATCGACATCCCGGAGCAGACCTCCCGGGTCGCCCCCGGTGACGAAGTGACCGTCGTTCCCCTGGACTGA